A portion of the bacterium genome contains these proteins:
- a CDS encoding HAD family phosphatase, translating into MISAVIFDMDGLMVDTEALYSRAVIGIVKKRNREFTQKIKQEMMGRLGIESMRILKERLSLAESPEELLSERAIIYDRLLKAEGAKPMPGLYELLDLLDSLKIPYAIASSSKRIWVDFIMESLKIKQRFVSILSGEDIKNGKPDPEIYTKSIEILRKPKEKCLVLEDALSGVIAGKRAGAKCIAVRNEFNKDLDFKDADLVLESLKDITKEVLEKI; encoded by the coding sequence ATGATTTCCGCTGTTATCTTTGATATGGATGGTTTAATGGTTGATACAGAGGCTCTGTATTCAAGGGCGGTTATTGGAATTGTAAAAAAGAGAAACAGGGAATTTACACAAAAAATAAAACAGGAGATGATGGGAAGGCTTGGGATTGAAAGTATGAGGATATTAAAAGAGCGTCTTTCTTTAGCTGAAAGCCCAGAGGAGCTTCTTTCTGAAAGGGCTATAATTTATGACAGGCTTCTTAAGGCTGAGGGAGCAAAGCCTATGCCGGGGCTTTACGAGCTTTTAGACCTTTTGGATAGCCTTAAGATTCCTTATGCTATTGCCTCATCTTCAAAGAGAATATGGGTTGATTTTATTATGGAGAGCCTTAAAATAAAGCAAAGATTTGTTTCTATTTTATCAGGAGAGGATATTAAAAATGGAAAGCCAGACCCTGAGATATACACAAAAAGCATAGAGATTTTAAGGAAACCAAAGGAAAAATGCCTTGTCCTAGAGGATGCCCTCTCTGGTGTTATTGCAGGAAAAAGGGCAGGGGCTAAGTGTATTGCTGTAAGGAATGAGTTTAATAAAGACCTGGATTTTAAAGATGCAGACCTTGTTTTAGAAAGCCTGAAGGATATAACAAAAGAGGTGCTTGAGAAGATATGA